In a single window of the Candidatus Hydrogenedentota bacterium genome:
- a CDS encoding SUMF1/EgtB/PvdO family nonheme iron enzyme, with protein sequence NDWDASKCRNAENWSGAKTCGVWSYAEGCSPWGIYQMSGNVYEWCANWYESGAYGCYRRGDLAPPASGQYRVLRGGSWDDVGGMGVFRCALGDFRVPAGRDDDIGFRCARTVL encoded by the coding sequence AACGACTGGGACGCGAGCAAGTGCCGGAACGCCGAGAATTGGAGCGGCGCGAAGACGTGCGGGGTGTGGTCATATGCGGAGGGATGCAGTCCATGGGGGATATACCAGATGTCGGGGAACGTATACGAATGGTGCGCGAACTGGTATGAAAGCGGGGCATATGGGTGCTATCGGCGCGGCGACCTCGCGCCGCCCGCGAGCGGGCAGTATCGGGTGTTGCGGGGCGGGTCTTGGGACGATGTCGGCGGCATGGGCGTCTTCCGCTGTGCGCTCGGCGACTTCCGTGTCCCGGCGGGGCGCGACGACGACATCGGTTTTCGCTGCGCCAGGACGGTTCTATGA
- a CDS encoding 6-phosphofructokinase produces MREIIPGNVLVAQGGGPTAVINQSLAGVVVESRKFPQIGHVYGALQGVRGIVNEELLDLTEATTHNLEAAALTPAAALLSTRDKPDDAYCGRIFEVLRKHGVRYFFYIGGNDSAETCSIVNKQAAHDNYELRVVHIPKTIDNDLLVTDHCPGYGSAARFVALAFAGANLDNQALPGVYIGVVMGRDAGFLTAASCLARTYPDDGPHLIYLPERAFDERRFVADVKAVHDRHKRCVVAVSEGIKDPEGNRIGADWEHVDKFGNPLLSGALVAKRLTDALERDESVKRLRADVFGYLQRSFPGCVSEGDRFEAREVAERAVQYAVWHNLDGSVAIRRIGDYAVEYFLTPLETVAKKSRHMPDEFISASGSDVTEAFRAYVKPLVGPLPRMERIAAPAVPAKP; encoded by the coding sequence ATGCGCGAGATAATTCCTGGCAATGTTCTGGTCGCTCAAGGCGGGGGCCCGACCGCGGTCATCAATCAGAGTCTGGCGGGAGTGGTCGTGGAATCACGGAAGTTCCCGCAGATTGGCCACGTGTATGGCGCCTTGCAGGGTGTGCGCGGCATCGTCAACGAGGAACTGCTTGACCTGACGGAGGCGACCACGCACAACCTCGAGGCCGCGGCGCTCACGCCCGCGGCGGCGCTGCTGTCCACGCGCGACAAACCGGACGACGCATACTGCGGCAGGATATTCGAAGTGCTCCGGAAACACGGCGTCCGGTATTTCTTCTACATCGGCGGCAACGACAGCGCGGAGACCTGCAGCATCGTCAACAAGCAAGCCGCGCATGACAATTACGAACTGCGGGTTGTTCACATCCCCAAGACGATCGACAACGACCTGCTCGTTACGGACCACTGCCCCGGCTATGGTTCGGCCGCCCGCTTTGTCGCGCTGGCGTTTGCGGGCGCCAATCTCGACAACCAGGCGCTGCCCGGCGTGTACATCGGCGTGGTCATGGGGCGCGACGCCGGCTTCCTGACCGCGGCGTCCTGCCTTGCCAGAACATACCCGGACGACGGGCCGCACCTCATCTACCTGCCGGAGCGGGCCTTTGACGAACGCCGCTTCGTCGCGGATGTAAAGGCGGTTCATGACAGGCACAAGCGTTGCGTCGTGGCCGTGTCCGAGGGCATCAAGGACCCGGAGGGTAACCGAATCGGCGCGGATTGGGAACACGTGGACAAGTTCGGCAACCCCTTGCTTTCCGGCGCGTTGGTGGCCAAACGGCTGACGGACGCGCTGGAACGGGACGAGAGCGTCAAGCGGCTTCGCGCGGACGTGTTCGGCTACCTGCAGCGGAGTTTCCCCGGTTGCGTAAGCGAAGGGGACCGCTTTGAGGCACGCGAAGTCGCGGAGAGGGCCGTCCAGTACGCCGTCTGGCACAACCTGGACGGTTCCGTGGCCATCCGGCGCATCGGCGACTACGCGGTCGAGTATTTCCTGACGCCACTGGAGACCGTCGCGAAAAAGAGCCGCCACATGCCGGACGAATTCATCTCAGCCTCAGGCAGCGATGTTACGGAAGCCTTTCGGGCCTACGTGAAACCGCTGGTCGGACCGTTGCCGCGCATGGAACGCATTGCCGCGCCCGCCGTTCCCGCGAAACCATAG